The following proteins come from a genomic window of Desulfonatronum thioautotrophicum:
- a CDS encoding NF038143 family protein yields the protein MSAAIQKTHQMIWDHEQHFAKELARRIVEKPRLTVWRVLFPPFLIYHYIKLREYQADLETFAKGVVRSKILAMESALEETATGKRDAAYKNAFGTHGPESSPGEIRLRNAQIAEMEVLKGHYLKLLRNTGSSYQALVKKTYKTSGEYRRFLGRLAQAEDAVQKEVLHQHQTSTTAQAVSRKMRETAKTLRDTEVNVFFER from the coding sequence ATGTCCGCGGCCATCCAGAAAACCCACCAAATGATCTGGGACCATGAGCAGCATTTCGCCAAGGAACTGGCCCGCCGGATCGTGGAAAAGCCCAGGCTGACCGTCTGGCGGGTCCTGTTCCCGCCCTTCTTGATATATCACTATATCAAGCTGCGGGAATATCAAGCCGACCTGGAAACCTTCGCCAAAGGGGTGGTCCGCTCGAAAATCCTGGCCATGGAGTCAGCCCTGGAGGAGACAGCCACCGGAAAGAGGGATGCGGCGTACAAAAACGCCTTTGGCACCCACGGGCCGGAAAGCAGCCCAGGGGAGATCCGGCTGCGCAACGCGCAAATCGCCGAGATGGAAGTGCTCAAAGGGCATTATCTGAAACTGCTCCGCAATACCGGCTCAAGCTACCAAGCCCTGGTCAAAAAAACTTACAAAACCAGCGGCGAATACAGAAGATTCCTCGGTAGACTGGCCCAGGCCGAGGACGCCGTCCAGAAAGAAGTGCTCCACCAACACCAAACCAGCACCACGGCCCAGGCCGTCAGCCGAAAGATGCGGGAGACGGCCAAAACTTTGCGGGACACGGAGGTGAATGTCTTCTTTGAAAGATAA
- a CDS encoding TraB/GumN family protein: protein MPMPEELSPAQYDQLLNQARVPEHSIHYMKAVSGGRPFLLDDYLFLHADDWLLAVGYALRDGVDSSEAFDQALQVARRATGAVNCWAVCPELPERLRLYRINQDRYYVLPSTAKVPSRLSRLADKAAARLTVNQGTTFTGAHRRLWAEFTGRVALPSNVRELYARTESALPQCPDLFLLNAWDDQGNLAACLLLDTAPRPFLSYLLGAHSRHNHTPYASDLLFREMIRIARETGKEYLHLGLGVNPGIRRFKEKWGASPTTAFEMAEWNEPPDFRDDLGDLVRTVVYMPHVQMTREQYWDSLPPQRPYRLIWELEKNGRTSWIGGTAHFFCCSFESSMRRLFEKVDTVIFEGPLDQASLDHVARIGQTPDRDSPRLMDALTAEDVRKLERAVNGPRGFWARLLGTEHPHPADVRHYLTGTRHWYAFFSLWTHFLRRHDWNFSVDLEAWHLAQEMGKEVRGMETIDEQIETLESVPVDRIARFFRQCGLWKGFIRRNMRAYLKGDLDAMMGTSAEFPSRTDLVIDRRDALFLERMLPRISTGRCAVFVGSAHMFNLQKMLADAGFTVRKLRKI from the coding sequence ATGCCCATGCCTGAAGAACTGTCCCCGGCCCAGTACGACCAGCTTCTGAACCAGGCCCGCGTTCCGGAACATTCCATCCATTACATGAAGGCTGTCTCCGGCGGCCGCCCCTTTCTGCTGGACGACTACCTGTTTCTGCACGCCGATGACTGGCTCCTGGCCGTTGGCTATGCGCTGCGCGATGGCGTTGACTCTTCCGAAGCCTTTGACCAGGCCTTGCAAGTGGCCCGACGTGCGACCGGGGCCGTGAACTGCTGGGCCGTCTGCCCGGAACTTCCCGAACGGTTGCGCCTCTATCGCATCAACCAGGACCGCTATTATGTCCTGCCCTCCACCGCCAAGGTGCCCTCCCGCCTCTCGCGCCTGGCGGACAAGGCCGCGGCCCGTCTGACCGTGAATCAAGGCACGACCTTCACCGGAGCGCACCGCCGCCTGTGGGCGGAATTCACCGGCCGGGTCGCACTGCCGTCCAATGTGCGTGAACTGTATGCCCGCACCGAAAGCGCTCTGCCCCAGTGCCCGGACCTTTTTCTGCTCAATGCCTGGGACGACCAGGGCAACCTCGCGGCCTGTCTGCTGCTGGACACCGCACCGCGCCCGTTCCTGAGCTATCTGCTTGGAGCGCATTCCCGCCACAACCACACCCCCTACGCCTCGGATCTGCTCTTCCGGGAAATGATCCGCATTGCCCGGGAAACAGGCAAGGAGTATCTGCACCTTGGGCTTGGCGTGAATCCCGGCATCCGCCGGTTCAAGGAGAAATGGGGCGCATCGCCGACAACGGCCTTTGAAATGGCCGAGTGGAACGAGCCCCCGGATTTTCGCGATGATCTGGGTGATCTGGTGCGTACCGTGGTCTATATGCCTCATGTCCAGATGACCAGGGAGCAGTACTGGGACAGCCTGCCACCCCAACGCCCCTACAGGCTGATCTGGGAGCTGGAAAAGAACGGCAGAACGTCTTGGATCGGGGGGACCGCGCATTTTTTCTGCTGCAGTTTCGAGAGTTCCATGCGCCGGCTTTTCGAAAAAGTGGACACCGTGATTTTCGAGGGCCCTTTGGATCAGGCCAGCCTGGACCACGTGGCCCGCATCGGGCAAACCCCGGATCGGGACTCCCCGAGGTTGATGGACGCCCTGACCGCGGAGGATGTCCGCAAACTGGAACGCGCGGTCAACGGTCCACGTGGCTTCTGGGCCAGACTCCTGGGCACGGAACATCCGCATCCCGCGGACGTCCGCCATTACCTCACCGGCACCCGACACTGGTACGCCTTTTTCTCCCTCTGGACCCATTTCCTGCGCCGTCACGACTGGAACTTCTCCGTGGACCTGGAAGCCTGGCACCTGGCCCAGGAAATGGGCAAGGAAGTCCGGGGCATGGAAACCATAGACGAGCAGATTGAAACGCTGGAAAGCGTGCCTGTTGATCGCATCGCCCGCTTTTTTCGTCAGTGCGGCCTCTGGAAAGGCTTCATCCGCCGGAACATGCGCGCCTACCTCAAGGGCGATCTGGATGCCATGATGGGCACCAGCGCGGAGTTCCCCTCCCGCACGGACCTGGTTATCGACCGCCGGGATGCCCTCTTTTTGGAACGGATGCTGCCCCGAATCAGCACCGGTCGCTGTGCCGTGTTCGTGGGCTCGGCGCACATGTTCAATTTGCAAAAAATGCTGGCCGACGCGGGATTCACGGTTCGCAAGCTGCGGAAAATCTGA
- the tgt gene encoding tRNA guanosine(34) transglycosylase Tgt — protein sequence MTTPGTFHILATDSQARTATLTTAHGTIRTPVFMPVGTVGCVKALSPDDLLDLKAQIILGNTYHLYLLPGDDLVARRGGLHAFSGWNGPILTDSGGFQVFSLQSLRTISEDGVEFRSHRDGSKHFFSPEKVIDIQRNLGSDIMMVLDECVPFGADKAYTAKSLGLTTRWAARCRQAYPQGSGNQLQFGIVQGGFFPDLRTESARQICDLPFEGFAIGGLSVGESKPLMLEIMRHTAPLLPPDKPRYLMGVGTPLDILDGIEAGIDMFDCVLPSRNARNGTLYTSLGKVNIKRAEYKEDDGPLDPNCSCYACTRFSRAYLRHLYMARELLAYRLNTIHNLHYFLSLTHGAAQAILAGNFATFKAHVEAVHAHA from the coding sequence ATGACCACACCCGGCACTTTCCACATCCTGGCCACGGACAGCCAGGCCAGAACCGCGACCCTGACCACGGCCCATGGAACCATCCGCACCCCGGTGTTCATGCCCGTGGGCACGGTGGGCTGCGTCAAGGCTCTCAGCCCCGACGACCTTTTGGACCTCAAGGCCCAGATCATCCTGGGTAACACCTACCACCTCTACCTCCTGCCGGGCGACGACCTGGTGGCCCGGCGCGGTGGGCTGCACGCCTTTTCCGGATGGAACGGCCCGATCCTCACGGACAGTGGCGGGTTTCAGGTCTTCAGCCTGCAATCCCTGCGCACGATCAGCGAGGATGGAGTGGAGTTCCGTTCCCACCGGGACGGCTCCAAACACTTCTTTTCTCCGGAAAAGGTGATCGACATCCAGCGCAACCTGGGCTCGGACATCATGATGGTCCTGGACGAGTGCGTGCCCTTCGGCGCGGACAAGGCCTACACGGCCAAATCCCTGGGCCTGACCACCCGCTGGGCCGCCCGCTGCCGCCAGGCCTATCCCCAAGGCTCTGGCAATCAGCTCCAATTCGGGATCGTCCAGGGTGGCTTTTTCCCGGATCTGCGCACGGAAAGTGCCCGCCAGATCTGCGACCTGCCTTTTGAGGGCTTTGCCATCGGGGGGTTGAGTGTGGGCGAATCCAAGCCGTTGATGCTGGAGATCATGCGTCACACCGCGCCGCTGCTGCCCCCGGACAAGCCAAGATACCTGATGGGCGTGGGCACGCCCCTGGATATCCTGGACGGGATTGAGGCGGGCATCGATATGTTCGACTGTGTTCTGCCCTCGCGCAATGCCCGCAACGGCACCCTGTACACCTCCCTGGGCAAGGTGAACATCAAGCGCGCCGAATACAAGGAGGATGACGGTCCACTGGACCCCAACTGCAGCTGCTATGCCTGCACCCGCTTCTCCAGGGCGTATTTGCGCCATTTGTACATGGCCCGGGAACTGCTGGCCTACCGTCTGAACACCATCCACAATCTGCACTACTTCCTGTCATTGACCCACGGCGCGGCCCAGGCCATACTGGCCGGCAACTTCGCGACCTTCAAAGCCCATGTGGAGGCCGTTCATGCCCATGCCTGA
- the nth gene encoding endonuclease III codes for MRKNIKLRATQISTLLRSRYPLPVTMLDWKNPWELLVATVLAAQCTDARVNLVTPEFFRRWPGPVELSTARLSDVEEVVHSTGFFRQKAKNLIASAKRIIAVYDGQVPDTMNDLLTLPGVARKTANIVLSNALGRHEGVAVDTHVRRLAFRLGLTTSTNPTIIERDLMQLFPRDQWGDINHLLVLHGRDTCPARNPRCPSCILTDLCPKHGLS; via the coding sequence ATGCGCAAAAACATCAAACTTCGCGCCACCCAAATCTCCACCCTCCTCCGCTCCCGCTACCCACTCCCGGTGACCATGCTGGACTGGAAGAATCCTTGGGAGCTGCTGGTGGCCACTGTCTTGGCGGCTCAGTGTACGGACGCCCGGGTGAACCTGGTCACGCCGGAATTCTTTCGGCGTTGGCCAGGCCCAGTGGAACTCAGCACCGCCAGGCTCTCCGACGTTGAAGAGGTGGTCCATTCCACAGGCTTTTTCCGGCAGAAGGCCAAAAATCTCATTGCCTCGGCCAAGCGCATCATCGCGGTGTACGACGGTCAGGTTCCGGACACCATGAACGACCTGCTCACCCTGCCCGGCGTGGCCCGCAAGACCGCAAACATCGTGCTCTCCAACGCCCTGGGCAGACACGAAGGCGTCGCCGTGGACACCCACGTCCGCCGCCTTGCATTTCGCCTTGGCCTGACAACCTCCACCAACCCGACGATCATCGAGCGAGACTTGATGCAGCTTTTCCCCCGCGACCAGTGGGGCGACATCAACCACCTCCTGGTCCTCCACGGCCGGGATACGTGCCCGGCACGCAACCCCCGCTGCCCCAGCTGCATCCTCACAGACCTCTGCCCCAAACACGGACTATCCTGA
- a CDS encoding DMT family transporter, which translates to MNTQRSAYAYGLATVLLWSTVASAFKISLRHVDHIQLLCMSTLVSTLTLLIVLAAQGKLRTLLNLSGADLCRSALLGLLNPFLYYLILFKAYDLLPAQEAQPLNYTWAITLALLSIPLLGQRITGRDFLAMGVSYLGVLTISTRGDLLGLSFADPLGVGLALGSTVIWALYWIFNTRDAMDPVLRLFLNFAFGFAYILPVTFLFSNPLAVNLPGLLGATYVGVFEMGITFIFWLKALKLSRTTAQVGNLIYFSPFLSLIFIRFFVGEEILPSTIVGLVLIILGNVVQKRSEG; encoded by the coding sequence ATGAATACCCAACGCTCTGCATACGCCTACGGCTTGGCCACGGTCCTGCTCTGGTCCACCGTGGCCTCGGCCTTCAAGATTTCCCTGCGTCACGTGGATCACATCCAATTGCTGTGCATGTCCACGCTGGTTTCCACCCTGACCCTGCTGATCGTCCTCGCTGCCCAGGGCAAGCTGCGCACGCTCTTGAACCTTTCCGGCGCAGACCTTTGCCGCTCGGCCCTCTTGGGGCTACTCAATCCCTTCCTCTACTACCTGATCCTTTTCAAGGCCTATGACCTGCTTCCAGCCCAGGAAGCCCAGCCCTTGAACTACACCTGGGCCATCACCCTGGCCCTGCTCTCCATCCCCTTGCTGGGCCAGCGCATCACGGGCCGGGACTTCCTGGCCATGGGCGTGAGCTACCTGGGAGTGCTGACCATCTCCACCCGTGGCGACCTGCTCGGCCTGTCCTTCGCCGATCCGCTGGGGGTGGGTTTGGCCCTGGGCAGCACCGTGATCTGGGCCCTGTACTGGATCTTCAACACCCGGGACGCCATGGACCCGGTGCTCAGGCTGTTCCTGAATTTTGCCTTCGGTTTCGCCTACATTCTCCCGGTGACCTTCCTGTTCTCCAACCCCTTGGCCGTCAACCTCCCCGGCCTGCTGGGAGCGACCTACGTCGGGGTGTTCGAAATGGGCATCACCTTCATCTTCTGGCTCAAGGCCCTGAAGCTCTCCCGAACCACGGCCCAGGTGGGCAACCTGATCTACTTTTCGCCTTTTCTCTCGCTGATCTTCATTCGTTTTTTTGTTGGAGAGGAAATTTTACCTTCAACCATTGTTGGGTTAGTGCTGATTATATTGGGAAATGTCGTGCAAAAGCGCTCGGAAGGATGA
- a CDS encoding PAS domain-containing protein, whose product MPEISRQLSSHIPSRTVIIYVLVAGAWIAFSDYLLAMVVDDPDLLTRLQTYKGWLFVLVTAVLLYFVLRGQVRILEEKSRQLIRHEQQFHQLVDNAPLPIIIQTQGTFAYLNNQALQLYGVSAPEELLGVSVLARVHPRHHEDVRKRLRLVNEERQSLPVAEQTHLRQNGEQRLVELSAVPFTFHGHDGAVVFARDVTRQRRTEAVVQALLRNSPNLISVFDTQGRYVLVSTENAKAIGQAVDQIIGRTFSDVLPQTLANTFLQRIARIVAEERPLTVLDETGGANDRRVLETSLFPVSWRDGRVELVGAIAMDVTQRIQDQKKLQAWHDLMQDIIHYDPSAIAVLDREMRHIYVSQRFLDDYGVTQEVMDRNHYEVFPDIPEKWREVHKRALQGEVLRNDDDVFIRSDGQMEFTRWLCRPWRDADGAIGGIVLYTEVITPLRRVERELRDLNRELENKVLERTARLEEANKELEAFSYSVSHDLRAPLRGIDGFSQALLEDYHDQLDEQGRDYLQRVRKASQRMGMLIDDLLKLSRVSRAELNPAPVDLSRMVEQIAATLRESDPELEVTFIVEPDVKVEADPALLRIVMGNLLDNAYKFTRYVAKPRVVFGQRLMDGNQVCFLQDNGAGFDMAYADKLFTAFQRLHSAERYPGTGVGLATTARIIRRHGGRIWAEAEPDQGATFYFTLSQDTGSS is encoded by the coding sequence ATGCCGGAAATCTCTCGTCAGCTTTCATCGCACATTCCATCACGAACCGTGATCATCTACGTCCTGGTGGCCGGAGCCTGGATCGCCTTTTCCGATTATTTGCTGGCCATGGTGGTCGATGATCCGGATCTGCTCACCCGGTTGCAGACATATAAAGGCTGGCTCTTTGTGCTGGTCACGGCGGTTCTGCTGTATTTCGTCCTTCGCGGACAGGTTCGGATCCTGGAGGAAAAAAGTCGCCAGCTGATTCGCCATGAGCAACAGTTTCATCAGCTGGTGGATAACGCCCCGCTGCCGATCATCATCCAGACACAGGGCACATTCGCCTATTTGAACAACCAGGCTTTGCAGCTCTACGGGGTGTCGGCCCCCGAGGAGCTTTTGGGCGTCTCGGTTTTGGCGCGGGTGCACCCGCGTCACCATGAAGATGTTCGGAAGCGTCTGCGTTTGGTCAATGAAGAGCGTCAATCTTTGCCTGTCGCAGAGCAGACACATTTGCGCCAAAACGGGGAGCAGCGCCTGGTGGAACTCAGCGCCGTGCCGTTTACCTTCCACGGCCACGATGGTGCCGTGGTCTTTGCCCGGGACGTGACCAGGCAGCGGCGGACCGAGGCCGTGGTCCAGGCCCTTTTACGCAACAGCCCAAACCTGATCTCCGTGTTCGACACCCAGGGGCGCTATGTGCTGGTGTCCACGGAAAATGCCAAGGCTATTGGGCAAGCGGTCGACCAAATCATTGGTCGAACTTTTTCCGATGTTTTGCCTCAGACGCTCGCGAATACATTTTTGCAACGCATCGCCAGGATCGTCGCTGAAGAACGCCCACTCACCGTGTTGGACGAGACCGGGGGCGCAAATGATCGACGGGTCCTGGAGACCAGCCTGTTTCCAGTATCCTGGAGAGATGGCCGGGTTGAGCTGGTTGGGGCCATTGCCATGGACGTGACCCAGCGGATTCAGGACCAGAAAAAACTCCAGGCCTGGCACGACCTGATGCAGGACATCATCCATTATGACCCCAGTGCGATTGCCGTGCTTGATCGCGAAATGCGCCATATCTATGTCAGTCAACGGTTCCTTGATGATTATGGAGTCACCCAGGAAGTTATGGACAGGAACCATTACGAAGTTTTTCCGGATATTCCCGAGAAATGGCGTGAAGTGCACAAGCGGGCACTACAGGGTGAGGTGCTGCGCAATGACGACGACGTCTTCATCCGCTCCGATGGGCAGATGGAATTCACCAGGTGGCTGTGTCGACCTTGGCGTGATGCGGACGGGGCCATCGGCGGAATCGTGCTCTATACGGAAGTGATCACTCCCCTGAGGCGTGTGGAGCGGGAACTGAGGGATCTGAACCGGGAACTGGAGAACAAGGTTTTGGAGCGGACCGCCCGACTGGAGGAGGCCAACAAGGAATTGGAGGCGTTCAGCTATTCTGTTTCCCACGATTTGCGGGCTCCGCTGCGCGGCATTGACGGATTCAGCCAGGCTCTTTTAGAGGACTATCACGATCAACTTGACGAGCAGGGTCGGGATTATCTGCAACGGGTGCGCAAGGCCAGTCAGCGCATGGGCATGCTCATTGATGATCTGTTGAAATTGTCCCGGGTTTCCCGCGCGGAGCTGAATCCCGCTCCCGTGGACCTGAGTCGGATGGTGGAGCAGATCGCGGCCACCCTGCGCGAGTCCGACCCGGAGCTGGAAGTGACGTTCATCGTGGAGCCGGACGTCAAGGTGGAGGCGGATCCGGCCTTGCTGCGCATCGTCATGGGAAATCTGCTGGACAATGCCTACAAATTTACCCGATATGTCGCCAAGCCGCGCGTGGTCTTTGGCCAGCGACTGATGGACGGCAACCAGGTCTGCTTTCTCCAGGACAACGGTGCGGGCTTCGATATGGCCTACGCCGATAAACTGTTTACAGCGTTTCAACGGTTGCATTCCGCGGAGCGCTATCCCGGCACCGGAGTCGGTTTGGCCACCACGGCCCGGATCATCCGGCGGCATGGTGGGCGGATCTGGGCTGAGGCGGAACCGGATCAGGGAGCAACGTTCTATTTTACGCTTTCACAGGATACTGGCTCTTCATGA
- a CDS encoding response regulator, which yields MSRKTILLVEDNPDDVMLTQRALRKNNILNELIVAEDGVEALDYLFARGAHAGRDPRLQPQVILLDIKLPRMDGIEVLRHIRSHEMTRLLPVVILTSSREERDRLETYSLGANSYIRKPVDFQQFMEAVRQLGLYWLVLNESPPQPSGSINTCPPCAS from the coding sequence ATGTCACGGAAAACGATTTTGCTGGTCGAGGACAATCCTGATGACGTCATGCTCACCCAACGGGCCTTGCGAAAGAACAATATCCTGAACGAACTGATTGTTGCCGAGGATGGTGTGGAAGCCCTGGACTACCTGTTTGCACGGGGGGCGCATGCGGGGAGGGATCCACGCCTCCAGCCCCAGGTGATCCTGCTGGATATCAAGCTGCCGCGCATGGACGGCATTGAGGTTTTGCGCCATATTCGATCGCACGAAATGACCAGGCTGTTGCCCGTGGTGATCCTGACATCCTCCCGGGAAGAACGCGACCGACTGGAAACCTACAGCCTGGGGGCCAACAGCTATATCCGCAAACCGGTGGATTTTCAGCAGTTCATGGAGGCGGTTCGGCAACTCGGCCTGTATTGGCTCGTGCTTAACGAGTCTCCCCCTCAGCCCAGCGGGAGTATCAACACATGTCCACCTTGCGCGTCCTGA
- a CDS encoding response regulator — translation MSTLRVLIVEDSEDDALLVVRELRKNGFEPVVQRVETEQAMRRALESDTWDIVISDHVMPEFNSFQALRVLKQSGLDIPFILVSGSIGEETAVESMRAGVHDFVMKDKLGRLGPAVTREVRDARHRKDKRDAYEDLVAVKKAAEAASEAKSAFLANMSHEIRTPLNGIMGLLQLLGTTEMQESQRRFVNLALTSAERLTTLLSDILDICSIESGQLELRQTAMNIRDVCETTLDQFTIAAAEKDLVLEGEYDVKLPKMLHGDEIRVRQILFILIGNAVKFTPSGAVRVTISAVGRNANQLRVLISVADTGIGMSEDQVEELFKPFVQQDSSNTRKYQGAGLGLAIVKRLVDLMHGNIAVESVPGEGATFHVLLPFQVSDSAEAVRVSERKTSGTAGTGATVLYAEDDPANQLTVRLLLEQAGLNVLVAEDGQAALDQLATQDVDCVLMDVQMPVMGGIEATRAIRNGVAGLEKRDIPVIALTARAMPGDRERMLQAGMTDYLAKPVRFEELKQKVERHCRKDSDRESSTTR, via the coding sequence ATGTCCACCTTGCGCGTCCTGATTGTCGAGGATTCAGAAGATGACGCGCTCTTGGTCGTCCGAGAGCTGCGAAAAAACGGGTTCGAGCCGGTGGTTCAACGGGTGGAAACGGAACAGGCCATGCGTCGGGCTTTGGAGTCCGACACCTGGGATATTGTCATTTCCGACCACGTCATGCCCGAGTTCAACTCCTTCCAGGCCCTTCGGGTTCTGAAGCAGAGCGGTCTGGACATTCCCTTCATCCTGGTCTCCGGAAGCATTGGCGAGGAGACGGCAGTGGAGTCCATGCGTGCCGGAGTCCACGACTTCGTAATGAAGGACAAGCTGGGCCGGCTTGGTCCGGCGGTCACCCGGGAAGTGAGGGATGCCCGGCATCGAAAGGATAAGCGGGACGCATATGAGGATCTGGTGGCGGTCAAAAAAGCCGCGGAAGCGGCCAGCGAGGCCAAGAGCGCCTTCCTGGCCAATATGAGCCACGAGATCCGCACCCCGCTCAACGGCATCATGGGCCTGTTGCAACTGCTGGGCACCACCGAAATGCAGGAGAGCCAGCGTCGTTTCGTGAACCTGGCGCTGACTTCGGCGGAACGGCTGACCACCCTGCTTTCAGACATCCTGGACATCTGCAGCATTGAATCCGGGCAGTTGGAGCTGCGGCAGACCGCGATGAACATCCGGGATGTGTGCGAGACCACGCTGGATCAGTTTACCATCGCAGCCGCGGAAAAAGACCTTGTTCTGGAAGGGGAGTACGATGTCAAGCTGCCAAAAATGCTGCATGGCGACGAGATCCGGGTACGCCAGATTCTGTTCATCCTGATCGGCAACGCGGTAAAGTTCACGCCGTCCGGGGCGGTCAGGGTGACCATCTCGGCTGTTGGTCGGAACGCGAATCAACTCCGGGTATTGATCTCGGTTGCCGATACCGGGATCGGGATGTCCGAAGATCAGGTGGAAGAACTCTTCAAGCCCTTTGTGCAACAGGATTCTTCCAATACACGGAAATACCAGGGGGCAGGGTTGGGTTTGGCCATTGTCAAGCGTCTTGTGGACCTGATGCACGGCAATATCGCCGTGGAGAGCGTGCCGGGCGAGGGGGCCACGTTTCATGTGCTCCTGCCGTTTCAGGTCTCTGATAGCGCGGAGGCGGTGCGGGTCTCAGAGAGAAAAACGTCCGGGACAGCCGGCACCGGTGCGACCGTTCTTTATGCGGAGGATGATCCGGCCAACCAGCTGACGGTCCGCCTTTTGCTGGAGCAGGCCGGTCTCAATGTTCTCGTGGCTGAGGACGGGCAAGCCGCTTTGGACCAGTTGGCCACGCAGGATGTTGATTGCGTGCTCATGGATGTGCAGATGCCGGTGATGGGTGGGATCGAGGCAACGCGAGCCATCCGAAACGGGGTCGCTGGATTGGAAAAACGCGATATCCCGGTCATTGCCCTCACGGCCAGAGCCATGCCGGGAGACAGGGAGCGCATGCTGCAAGCCGGCATGACCGACTATCTTGCCAAACCGGTCCGATTCGAGGAATTGAAACAGAAGGTTGAGCGCCATTGCAGAAAAGATTCGGATCGGGAATCATCGACCACCAGGTAG